In one Bombyx mori chromosome 4, ASM3026992v2 genomic region, the following are encoded:
- the LOC101745433 gene encoding uncharacterized protein LOC101745433, which produces MLHFRYFYTIVVLFSCCRAGHLSAGGLATELIDVPTSTKPTSLEDKMTTEAITTETTPKPDTTTSSTTTSTTSTTTSSTSTTSTTTPSTTTTTVSPNTTSTTNTTTTKPSPTPTPAPTPAPAPTPAPGPLPSPDQGNWTYTDSETNITCIVLKFAAQFNVTYTKVDNVSSFAHVVFNVPSNASVVNGSCAGDQWLEISWLAPNTTIANNMTIYYHKNKTTNNYYLKSLNVSFSPELFVNASKANSLELYHGNEWMTPVATSYRCEVATRFNMSSDSLTAASMTLTRLQEEAYRTAPGTGFSAARQCGGADVPDAVPIAVGCALGGLVLVVLVAYLVARRRSAASGYLSM; this is translated from the exons ATGCTgcattttagatatttttacacAATCGTTGTGCTGTTCAGCTGTTGTAGAGCGG GTCATTTATCTGCTGGTGGCCTAGCTACAGAACTCATTGATGTACCTACATCTACGAAACCAACATCATTAGAAGATAAAATGACAACAGAGGCAATCACTACAGAGACAACCCCCAAGCCTGACACAACTACCAGCAGCACCACTACATCCACAACCTCTACTACTACATCTTCCACATCCACAACCTCCACTACCACACCTTCCACAACCACCACTACAGTATCTCCTAATACAACTAGTACAACTAACACAACCACAACTAAACCGTCTCCAACACCAACACCAGCACCCACTCCGGCTCCAGCACCCACTCCGGCCCCCGGTCCTCTTCCCTCACCAGACCAAGGAAACTGGACATATACAGATTCAGAGACCAACATAACCTGCATTGTTCTTAAGTTTGCAGCTCAATTCAATGTGACATATACCAAAGTTGACAACG TGTCATCCTTCGCTCACGTCGTCTTCAACGTACCGAGTAACGCTTCTGTGGTGAACGGCTCCTGTGCAGGCGACCAATGGCTCGAGATCAGCTGGTTGGCGCCCAACACCACCATTGCCAATAACATGACAATTTATTACCACAAGAACAAAACGACGAACAATTACTACCTCAAGAGTCTCAATGTGTCCTTCAGCCCAGAGCTGTTTGTAAATGCTT CTAAAGCAAATTCCCTGGAGCTTTACCATGGCAACGAATGGATGACCCCGGTGGCGACCTCGTACCGGTGTGAGGTCGCGACCCGCTTCAACATGAGCTCCGACAGCCTGACTGCCGCCTCGATGACCCTCACCCGGCTGCAGGAAGAGGCCTACAGGACTGCGCCCGGAACAGGATTCAGTGCCG CTCGCCAGTGCGGCGGCGCCGACGTGCCGGACGCCGTGCCCATAGCCGTGGGTTGCGCGCTGGGCGGGCTCGTGCTGGTCGTGCTGGTCGCCTACCTGGTCGCCCGCCGCCGCTCCGCCGCCAGCGGGTACCTCTCCATGTAG